TTGATGAATTCTCCTGAAATGCTCCTTCTTGATGAGCCAAGTCTCGGGCTGGCCCCATTGTTGGTCAAAGCGATTTTTAAAGTTGTAAAAGAGATAAGTGAGGAAGGGGTTACTGTACTTCTTGTTGAACAAAACGCCAAGGCTGCTTTAAAACTGGCCGATAGAGGCTATGTTCTGGAAGTTGGTCATATAGCACTTGAAGGCTCTTCTGATGAGCTTCTGACTTCTGAAAAAGTACAGGAAGCTTATCTTGGTAAAAAGAAAGAAAACTGATTGTCGGTTCAAAGTTCAAGGTTCAACGTTGGGAACCAACCCCAATTAACAAAATGATAAAGTCCCACTTTCAATAACATGAAAAAGAACATTATTCATAACCTTAATTTAAGTTTCGCACTTGCACCTATTGTAAGTCTTTGCGAGGAGTGCTAACGACAAAGCAATCTCTCTTTTTTTATTATTTTGAGATTGCCACAACCCTGTTTCCACAAGGCTTCGCAATGACCGACCTAAGTGCGAAACTTGAAACCTTAACTTATAAAGCCTCACTGGTAGGGGCTTATTATTTTGAGACTTTTGAATATTTGGGATATTGTCACCCTGAACTTGTTTCAGGGTCTCATAACTTATTGATAATACGAGATGCTGAAATAAATTCAGCATGACAAATAGAGTTATTCAAAAGTCTCATTTTATGTTTTTTAGAATTTTTTCGGCAACAGATTCAGGATCTATTCCCATCAATTTAAAAACTTCGGCAGGTTTTCCGGAATAAGCGTATTTATCCGCACCGAATTTTACTATTCCGGGGCATTTTTCACCACTTTCCAGCAGTTTGTCAGCGATCAAACTTCCAATACCTGTATATTTATTATGATCTTCGTAGGTAAAGATTACATCGGTATCGATTAAAGAGTTCAGCTCTTTTGAATCCACAGCAACCGGACAGCTGACATTTATCACCTTAAGTGAAACATCTTTTTCTTTGAGAATCTTCTGCACTTCAAGAGCATAAGGTACCATGGCTCCGTGTGTGAACAAAGGATAGTCACCGTTTCTCAAAATGTCCATTTTACCGTATTCAAAATTGTAGTCTTCACCGAAAAACGGTTTGTTGTTTTCATCAGAAATAACAGGTGTTTTGGATCTGCCGACTCCTATAAGAAAATTACCGTAATTCGCAGCGGCATACCTTACCGCTTTATCCGTTTGGTTGGGGTCTGCAGGTATTATTATTTTAAAACCAAAAAGGTTTCTTAGAGTACCTATATAGTCAATACACTGATGTGTCTTGCCGTCTTCTCCCACATCCATTCCCACATGGGTTGTGACAACTTTCAGATTGGTTCCGTTTATGTCATTTAACCTCTGCTGATTATATGTTTCATCAATCCCGAACACTCCGAAATCGGCAAAAAAGCTTACAACCCCGTTAACACTAGCTGCTCCCGAGCATGTGGCAGTATGGTGTTCCTGTATACCTGATTCGAAGAAAACTTCACCGTATTCTTTTTTTATTTTGTCTGTTTTTACCGAACCGGCCAAATCGCAGTCGAAAACTGCTATTGGTGTGTTGGATTTTTTTAATGAATTGTGCTGGATGATGTCCGTTAAAGCGTTACCGAACGCGGATCTGTTGTCCATTTTTGTTTCAACGGTATAAGCTTTTGGCTGACCTGTGTTTACAGATGTTTCATATTCGGGGATTTTATGTTGTTTTGCATTAAAACGGAATTCTTTGCGCATTTTTTTATAACGCTCAAGATTGTTTTCAATACCAAGCTCAGCTAAAGCATCTTCCAGCTGTTCTTCACTTAAGGGTTTCCCGTGGTAGCCGGCAATATTTTCCATGAAACTCACGCCTTTGCCCATGACTGTTTTTGCAAGTATCATTACAGGTCTGTCCACTTCTTTACTCTTTTTTATAGTATCGAAAAGCTGTTTGTGATTGTGACCGTCAACTTCAAAAACCATCCATCCATCAGCCGTGTACTCATCTCTAATGTTCTGAGGCATGACATCTTCTATACTGCCGCTGATCTGAAGTTTGTTGTAATCGATAAATGCGGTAATGTTATTGAGTTTATGCTTAACTGCAAATCTTCTTGCCTCACAAATTTGTCCTTTCTGCTGCTCACCGTCTCCCATGAGTACATAAATCTGGGAATCATTTCCTGTTAATCTGCCTGATACTGCCATGCCGCACCCGGCTGATAATCCCTGACCCAGATTGCCGGTGGACCATTCAACACCAGGTACTGATCTTTCGATATGCCCTTCAAAGATACTGCCTGCAAGACGAAACTGTGAAACAGCTTCATCAATATCAAAAAAGCCGTTTCTGCCCAGTGCAGAATAAACGGCAGGAGATGTGTGACCGTGGGAAACAATAATTCTGTCCCTATCCAGCGACCGGCAATTATCAGGACTGATGTTTGCAAACTTATACAGCAAAAGCAGCATGTCTATTGAGGACATTGAGCCGCCGGGATGTCCGCTGGCTGCAAGGGTTGTCATCTTGAGTATATCTGCCCTGCATATTTTTGCCAAAGAATCAAGCTCGGAAAGCTCTTTATCTGTAATTTTATGATTCGTGAATCTATTTGTCATATTTTACCTCACAATTAAAGTTTGGTTTTTATATCAGCATGCACGATTAATGTCAACTGAAGCCGATTTTTACTCACCTGCAAAATAAAAATGCGATGTTAATGAGGTGAGATAGTGAGGTAAAAGTTGAGGTTGAGGAAGTTGATAAAGTTGTGTGAGCAGTTACTACCCTTACTACTCTTAATACCCCTAACTACCTTTAAACACACTTATATTTATTACTCGTAGCTGACTGATTTTTTGGGATCGGTCTGTTTTATTGTTTTTAAAGGGAGGATACCTGCAAGTATTACAAATATTAACAGGATCACCAATGTTGCAAACATATTAATGATGTTTAAATGAATGTTTATACTCCAGCCGAAGGAAATTGTGTTGACGACTTTTATAATTATAAAACTGAGGATAATGCCCAGAATTACACCGTAAATTATTCCGCAGAATCCGATGAAACCTGCTGAAATCATGTAAATTTTTGTTAAAAATTTATTATCGGCACCCAGATATTTCAGGATGCTGATCTCCCTTTTTCTTTCCAGGGCTACAGCGTATAACATGTTGGCCACCCCAAGAAGTGAAATTATCAGTGCCGTCAGTTGAATGGCGTATGTTATCTGAAAGCTGTTGTTGAAAATTCCCATTACTTTTTGTCTCAGAACTTTGTTGTTCAAAATGTCCAGAGTATATTTACCTCCTAATTCCTTTCTTATTTTTTCTATTGTTTTTGCAGTATCTGCATTTTTTCCCAGAAAAATACTGAGCTGGGTGAAGGCTGAAGAGTTCCAGTATTTCTTTTGAAAAGATTTGTCGAGAATGATAAAACCCTGAGTGGTGGAGTAGCTTGTGAATACTTCCCGTACTTTAAATTTTTTCTGCCCCGCAGGGGTATCAAGCAAAATTTCGTCACCTTTTTCTATGCCGTATTTTATGTTTAGATATTCTGAAACAGCCACACTGTCAGTGACTTTGTAATCTTCCATGTTGTGATTGTACTGTTTTACAACTTTTTCATTTCCAAAACCGTATATTACATCCTGCCCCCTGAATTTGCCCTGCATCGCCATAAAAGGATTGAGTGCTGCGATTCCATCAATATTTTTTATTTTTGAGAGGATATTATTGTCTATCGGCTCAAAACAGAAGTTGGACGAGCATGAAGATGATTTTATGAAAATATCAGCTTTAAGATTCTTATTTATCCAATGCTTAAGTGATGTTTCAAATGAGTTTATTAAAACCATCATGCTTATTATTAGAGCGGTGGAGACGGTGACACTTATCAGTGCTATGGAAAATCTGTAGAGACTGCTGTATATATCTGCCGAGGAAATCGTCCCCGGAGCATGGAATATTTTTTTTAAAAGGTTTTGGCATTTCTGCAGAAATTTTTCCAGATAATACGGTGAACCCGCTGCAAAGCCGGCTAATATAAGCAAAACACCGGCATAAGAAAAGAAAGGTTGATCAAATATTTTAAGATAATAATCAGCCAGACTAAAACAGATTCCCACAGTTATTAAAATTATGCCCAATACGAAAGCTTTTTTGTAAAATTTTCGGTATCTCAGCTCAAAAGTTCCCTCTCTTACCGTTTCTGTGGGTTTTACTCTGGAAGCTTCAAAAGCCGGTAAAATTGCAGCTATCAGTGAGATTGCAAGTCCGATAATAAAAGCGATTAGCGCATAACTGCTGAAAACAAACATCTCTTCAATAATAACGGGTTTAAATATTGTAGTGACGGTGTCTTCCACCATTTTCGAAGAGTAGAATGAAAGAATCTGCCCAAGAAATAAACCTAAAAACGAGCCGATGACACCCAAAATTATTGACTGAACAATAAAGAGAAAAATAATTTGTTTTTTATCCGCACCTAAAGCTCTCAATATCCCGATCTGTGGGCGTTTTTTCACAACTGTAATAAAAATTGTGTTGTACAGCATGAAAAAGCCCACCAAGATTGCAATAAAACTTATGAAATGCAGATTAAATTTAAAAGATTCCAGAATGTCTTTTTCATTTTTGATGACACCTGCTTTGCTGACCAACCGCACGGATTGCGGGAGAATATTGTTCAGCTTGTCAGCATTATTGCTTTCCAAGTCGATTCGGCTTAATTTGCCGAATATTGACAGTTTCTCCTGAAAGTTGCCTATATCCTGATATATGCCTGTGGGTATTCTCTTTGCAGACAATATGCCTGCAACCGTGTAATTTTCCTTTTTATTACCTATGACCAGGCTGAAATTATCTCCTGTTTTTACTCCAATTCTTTGTGCAACGTCTTTTGTCAGGATGGCTCCATCAATATCGTTTAAAAAAACACGTATGTTGATTTTTTCAGGTGAAATTTTTATGCGGGACTGTTTGAATGCTGAAAAGGTGTCTATGCCGAACAGATTGATACTTGTGTCGGTTTTTTCATGGAGCCCGTTTGTTTTAATTACAGGTATCGGTTTGTAATCGTTCCTGATTAATAATTTGTAAACGGATTCGTCAAAATATTTGCCGAATTTCGGTTCTATTTGATAATTTGTGTCAGGGTTAAGTTTTTTGATATCCTCTGTAAAACTGTTTATTGCAGTTTGAGTTGTCCCCAGTATAGATATAAACAGGCCAACACCGAGAGCTACTCCCAATATCGAAATAATGCTGAAAAGTTTTTCCTCTTTCAGATTTCTTAATGTTATTACCGCTATCAATTTTAATGTATTCAATCGGAGAACCTGCCGTCTTTGATTTTGATGATTTTTTCAGCAGATGATGCGACATTTATATCGTGGGTTACCAAAAGGACGGTTACTTTTCTTGTTTTGTTTATCTCTTTTAAAATGGAAAGAATATTCTTTCCTGCCTCTGAAT
The Flexistipes sp. DNA segment above includes these coding regions:
- a CDS encoding ABC transporter permease gives rise to the protein MNTLKLIAVITLRNLKEEKLFSIISILGVALGVGLFISILGTTQTAINSFTEDIKKLNPDTNYQIEPKFGKYFDESVYKLLIRNDYKPIPVIKTNGLHEKTDTSINLFGIDTFSAFKQSRIKISPEKINIRVFLNDIDGAILTKDVAQRIGVKTGDNFSLVIGNKKENYTVAGILSAKRIPTGIYQDIGNFQEKLSIFGKLSRIDLESNNADKLNNILPQSVRLVSKAGVIKNEKDILESFKFNLHFISFIAILVGFFMLYNTIFITVVKKRPQIGILRALGADKKQIIFLFIVQSIILGVIGSFLGLFLGQILSFYSSKMVEDTVTTIFKPVIIEEMFVFSSYALIAFIIGLAISLIAAILPAFEASRVKPTETVREGTFELRYRKFYKKAFVLGIILITVGICFSLADYYLKIFDQPFFSYAGVLLILAGFAAGSPYYLEKFLQKCQNLLKKIFHAPGTISSADIYSSLYRFSIALISVTVSTALIISMMVLINSFETSLKHWINKNLKADIFIKSSSCSSNFCFEPIDNNILSKIKNIDGIAALNPFMAMQGKFRGQDVIYGFGNEKVVKQYNHNMEDYKVTDSVAVSEYLNIKYGIEKGDEILLDTPAGQKKFKVREVFTSYSTTQGFIILDKSFQKKYWNSSAFTQLSIFLGKNADTAKTIEKIRKELGGKYTLDILNNKVLRQKVMGIFNNSFQITYAIQLTALIISLLGVANMLYAVALERKREISILKYLGADNKFLTKIYMISAGFIGFCGIIYGVILGIILSFIIIKVVNTISFGWSINIHLNIINMFATLVILLIFVILAGILPLKTIKQTDPKKSVSYE
- a CDS encoding transketolase yields the protein MTNRFTNHKITDKELSELDSLAKICRADILKMTTLAASGHPGGSMSSIDMLLLLYKFANISPDNCRSLDRDRIIVSHGHTSPAVYSALGRNGFFDIDEAVSQFRLAGSIFEGHIERSVPGVEWSTGNLGQGLSAGCGMAVSGRLTGNDSQIYVLMGDGEQQKGQICEARRFAVKHKLNNITAFIDYNKLQISGSIEDVMPQNIRDEYTADGWMVFEVDGHNHKQLFDTIKKSKEVDRPVMILAKTVMGKGVSFMENIAGYHGKPLSEEQLEDALAELGIENNLERYKKMRKEFRFNAKQHKIPEYETSVNTGQPKAYTVETKMDNRSAFGNALTDIIQHNSLKKSNTPIAVFDCDLAGSVKTDKIKKEYGEVFFESGIQEHHTATCSGAASVNGVVSFFADFGVFGIDETYNQQRLNDINGTNLKVVTTHVGMDVGEDGKTHQCIDYIGTLRNLFGFKIIIPADPNQTDKAVRYAAANYGNFLIGVGRSKTPVISDENNKPFFGEDYNFEYGKMDILRNGDYPLFTHGAMVPYALEVQKILKEKDVSLKVINVSCPVAVDSKELNSLIDTDVIFTYEDHNKYTGIGSLIADKLLESGEKCPGIVKFGADKYAYSGKPAEVFKLMGIDPESVAEKILKNIK